One Natronomonas gomsonensis genomic window, TGCCGACCCCGAAGAGAAGTCCGTGCTCACGGGTCCGAGCGAGTTCGCGTCCGCGGCCGACCGGATGGCGCCGTCCAGTTGTCGTTGCGAGGCGCGTTCGACCGCCCGGTACCACTCCTCGGGCGTCGACGCCTCGGGGTCGAGCTGCCGGGCGATGTTCGAGGCCGGACTCATCGTCGAGGTGACCCGGAGTCGGTCGTGGGTTTCGAGTCGCTGTTGGGTCTTCAACATCCGAAGCAGGCTCGGCTTCGAGAGGACGTTCCGGTCGTCTTCGATGAACACGTTGGCGTTGCTGCCGCCTGAGGCCCGTGCCCCGCCGTCGAAGTTCTCCTGCATGTCTTCGAGGGCTTCGGCCTCTTCGAGGTTCTCGGTGAACTGGTCGGTGCCGGCTTGCTGTTCGCCGCCGCCGCCCAACCCGGCGGCGAAGACGCCCGTCAGGACGATGAAGGCGAGGACGACCCGCAGCGGTCGCTCGGAGACGATGGTGGTGATGCGACGGCTCAGCGGGTCGATTCGCTCCGTGTCGTGGGATTCAGGGCCGTCGACCATCGGTCAGTTCCGGCGCCGCCACCAGAGTCCCGCACCGACGACGAGAACGGCGACGACGCCGACGGCGATGGGGACGACGGGCGGCCCCTCGTCGGTCGTCTCGGGTTCCTCGACGGAGACTGCCTGCTGGTATGTGTCCGAGAGCGTGCTCTCGCCGCGGCGGTTGTCGTACTGGAAGTCGAGTTCGACGGGGTAGGTCTTGGCCATCGCGCCGCCGGCCGCCGACAGCGAAAACCGCAACTCGCCGGACTCGCCGGGCTCCAACTCGGAGATGAACGCCTCGTCGCTCGACGTCGACAGCGGGCTGTTGGCGTACAGTCGGGCGTCGATGTTCGAGAGCGTCTCCGGGCGCTCGTTCGTTATCGTGACGACGAGGTCACTCGACCCGCCTGCCTCGACGGTGGCGTTCTCGGCCGTGACCGAGAACTCTCCACGGCGTTCGTCGACGACGACCCGCTCGGAGATGGGCCCGGCGGTGACCGTCGACTCGCCCTCGTTTGCGTACTCGACGCTGAACCGGACCTGTCTCGGGCCGGCCAACGCCTGCCCGCTCACCTCGGTCGGGAAGGCGAACTCGGCTGCCTCGCCGCTGTCGAGTTCGGGCAGGGCGTATCGGCCCTCCTCGACGAACAGCGAATCGCTCGCCGGTTCGATGACCAACACGCCGTCGGAGACCGGCCGCGGACCCTCGTTGCGGAGCGTCCCGGTGATGTTGCCGGCGTAGCCGACCGACAGCGTCTCTTCGAGCCCCTCGATGTCGAAGGACTGCTCGGAAAGCGGGTCGAGGTGGCCGACGACCGGGTCCGATTGGGCCTCGGCGCCGTCGGTGTTCGTGTAGTCGACGGTCGCTTCGATGGGTTTGGCGCCGGTCGCGACGCCCTCGGCGACGGCCGCCTCGACCGTCACGGTCACTGACTCGTCGGGTGCGAGGTCGCCGACGAACGAGCGGGCTTCGCCGGTGCCGAGCGTCACGCCGCCGCTTCCGCGGAGCGTCACCCGCGTCGCGTTGGCTCGCTCAGAGCCGACGTTTTCGATGGTGACATCCGCGTCGCCGGAGGTACCGGGCTGGACGTCGGTGTCGACGTCCGTGATGGCGAACCGCGGTTCGGAGACGACACGGATATCGACGGTGTGTCGCTCCGTCTCGGTTTCTCGCTGCTGGCCGGACACCGAGGAGGTTTGCTCGACGTAGGAGTACCGCACCTTCACGTCTAGCTCGTAGGTTCCCGGCTCGGTCCCTTCGGGAACGACGACCTGGAACGGCGTCGTCGCGAGGGAACCATCCGCGATGGTGCCGACCGCGGTTCGTCCGGTCCGAACGTCGAGCGGACCCTCGCCGTCGGCCGCGACGGACACCGCCCTCGCGGCGAGCACTTCCTCGCTACGGGACCCGGTGTCGAGGTCGCCGCTGTTCTGGAGTTGGATGTCGATTCGCGTGTCGCTGCCCGGCGTGACATCGGCGTCGGGCGCGTACACCGAGATGTCCGGTTCACCGCGCGTGAAATCGCGCTGGGTCTGTTGGCCGACGACTGCACCGGCCGAGACGGTCAGACAGACGAACAGGACGGCGACGGCGACCGCCACCAGGGACCTACGAACCACGGTTCGGACCTCTGTCGGCGGTCGGTTCGTCGGCAGTGCGACACGTGGAGGGGCGTCGGCGGGGGCGGACGGCACTCGCTGGCATTACCGGCACGGTTATGCGCCGGGACAATAGCCGTTTTGATTGAATGTTCAATCAATTCGGCTCGCCTCGCCCGTCGGCGACGACCGTCGGCCGCTCCCCCGACGGCCACTCGATACTTGTCGGGGCGGACGCTACGAGGTTGCAGTGATGGAGTTCTTCGAGGACGCCTCAACGACGCGTGAGGAGATTCTGGCTGCGGCCTACGAGGCGCTGTGTCGGCACGGCTACAGCGACCTGACCGTCGAGAAAATCGGCGACCACTTCGAGAAGAGCACGTCGCTGGTGTATCACCACTACGACGGGAAGGACGAACTGCTGTTGGCGTGTCTGGAGTTCGTCTTGGACCGCTACGACGAGACGTTCGCCGAGGCGGAGTCGGGCGAGCCGCGGGCAAGACTCGAAGAGCCGCTTGCGGTGTTTCTCGTCAGCGAACTGCCCGACGAACAGTTCAGATTCATGCGCGCACTCGTCGAACTCCGCGCCCAGGCGGCCCACGACGAACGGTACCGGGAGTACTTCACCCGAAGCGACCGCCTGTTCCAGGCCCGTCTGACCGAACTCGTCGAGGCCGGCGTCGACGCCGGAGCGTTCCGTGATGTCGACCCCGAGGCCGTCGCCGCGACGATACAGACCGTCTTGGCCGGTGCGCTCGTCCGGACTACGACCTCCAACGACGACGAGTGGCTCGAAGCCGTCCGCGAGGAGGTCATCGCGTGTCTCGAAGCGCGACTCTACCGTCCGGACGGGGCCTGAACTGCCTATTCGAAGTCCTCCAACTCGAACTTCTGGACCTTCCCGGTCGTCGTCCGCGGGAGTTCGTCGACGAAGTTGACCTCCCGTGGGTGTTTGTACGCCGCGAGGTTCTCGAGGGCGTACTCCTTGATTTCCTCCGCGGTCACCTCGGCGTCGGGTCGCTTGACGACGAAGGCGGTGACCGTCTCCCCGCGGCGCTCGTCGGGGACGCCGACGACGGCGGCGTCGGCGATATCGGGGTGTTCGAACAGCAACTCCTCGACTTCACGGGGATAGACGTTGTAGCCGCCCGTGACTATCATGTGCTTTTCGCGGTCGACAATGAAGAAGAAGCCGTCCTCGTCGTAGTAGCCGAGGTCGCCGGTGTGGAACCAGCGGGTGCCGTTTTCATGGGTGAACGCCTCCTCGTTCGCGCCCGGGCGGTTGTAGTACTCCTTCATCACGTTCGGCCCGGAGACGACGATTTCGCCGACCACGTCGTCGAGTGCCGTCTCGTCGTCGACGGGGCCGCGCTCGACGGGGTCGACCTCCTCGAAGTTGTGGTCGACGACCTTCGACTCGACGCCGGGCAGCGGCTTGCCGATGGAACCGGGACGGCGGTCGTCCGGCCGGTTGGCGTGGGTGACCGGTGCCGTCTCGGTCAGGCCGTACCCTTCCATGAGGTCGGGTTCGAACGTCTCCTCGAACTGTCGCATGACCTCGAGCGGGAGGCTGGAGCCGCCGGCGTTGGCGAACCGAACCGAGGCGAGGTCGTACTCTTCGGCCGCGGGGTGGTTCACGAGGTCGTTGAACATCGCGGGAACGCCGTGGAACAGTGTGATACCTTCCGACTCGACGAGTTCCAGCGCGGCCTCGGCGTCCCACTCGGCCATCGGCCAGTAGCTGCCGCCCTCGTACAGCGTCGCCAGCATCGTCACCGTCATCCCGTAGATGTGGAACAGCGGGAGAACGCCGAGCATCTTGTCGTCGTCGTAGATGCCGTCGTGAATCTTCGGGGAGGCACGCGCCTCGAAGGCGAGGTTCCGGTGGGTCAGAAGGACGCCCTTCGGGGTGCCGGTCGTCCCGGAGGTGTACGGCTGACACGCCACGTCGTCGTCGTCGCGGTCGACGACATCGAGTTCCTCGTCGGCGAGGAACGCATCGAATTCGACGGCGCCGTCGGCGTCGCCGCCGACGCTGACGATGGTGTGAACGTCGGTGTCGTCCTGTACCTCCTGGACCTGCGGGACGAGGTCTGCGAGGGCGACGACGGCCGTCGCGCCGCTGTCGCCGAGCAGGTGGCTGATTTCGCGGGACTTGTACTGGGGATTCATCGGGACGACGATGCCGCCGGCCCGGAGAATCCCGTGGAAGGCGATTACGTACTGCGGGAGGTTCGGGAGATAGACGCCGACGCGGTCGCCGGGTTCGACACCCGAATCCGCGAGAGCTTTGGCGAATCGACCGGTCTGTGCCCAGAACTCGGCGTAACTGAGTTCTTGGCCCCGGAAGCCGATTGCCGTGGCCTCGGGCATCTCCGCGGCGCGCTGTTCGATGTCGGCAAGCAGATTCGTCATCACTCTCCCGTATCGGTCACCACGGGGTAAATCTTGCTTCACAGAACGGGAGTTTACCCTACGTCGGCGATGACCCCTCGGCCGCCGGAAGTCGAAGAACCACCGTCGCGCCGCGGTCGGCGGGGTTTCGGATGTCGAGTTGCCCGCCAGCGTTCATCACTGCCCACCGAATCAGCCACAGCGTGACGCCCTGAAGGTGCTCTAGCGGGCGTTCCGCGCCGCTGGCCAGCGCCCGCCGTTCGCGTTCGGAGAACCCGGGCCCGTCGTCGTTGACACGGAGTTCGACCCACTCCCGGTCGTCCGTGTCATCGACCTCGATGTCCACTCGGGGGGTGGGTACGTCCGTGTGTTTGACCGCGTTCTCGACGAGATGTTCCAGACAGAGCCGAATCGTCGCGGGGCAGACTGCCGGGGAGGCTCCGGGCGCCGAGATGTCGATGTCGGCGTCGGGGTAACTCTCGCGGAGTTCCTCGCCCACCTCGCGGACGAACGCCGAAAGGTCGAGTTCCTGTGTCTGTGGTTTGGTGGGGTCGATGCTTCGGTTGAACGCGCGGGCCGCGTCGGCAATCGCCAGCAGGTCCGACGCCGCGGTATCGATGTCGTCGGCTATCGCCGCCACCTCCTCGTCGCCGTCGTCTTCGAGGAGTTCCGCCAGTCCCGTGACGATGTTCAGTTTATTACGGATGTTGTGTCGGAAGATTCGGTCGAGAACCGACAGGCGGTTTTGGTACTCCTGGATTCGCGTGATGTCACGACTGACAGCGATGATTCGCTCGCCGTAGTCGTCGGTCGCCTCCAGCCGTTGAAATCGGAACTGGAAGACGGTCGAGTTCCCGTCGGGGCCGGCCGTCGTGAGCTCCGCCGTTTGGGAGTTCCCGCCGCCCCGAACCGCGGCTATCGCCGTTCGCAACTTCGCGGCCTGTTTGCCCTCGAATAGGTTCGGAGCGGGCATTTTCACCGGAATCTCCCCATCGACGCCGAAGGCGGCTTTGGCTGCCGCGTTCGTCTCCACGATACGACCGTTTACGTCGAGCACCAAAACCGGGTCCTCGGTGGCCTCGAATATTCGTAGATGCTGTTCTAGCAACCGCTCCCGTTGCTTACGCTCGGTAACGTCACGTTGGAAGCCGAGGAAGTGCGTCACCTTGCCGTCCTCACCACGCACGGGCATGATATCGAGGTCGTTCCAGAACTGCTCGCCGGAGCGCCGGTAGTTGCGGATTTCGACCGACACCGGCCGCTCGTCAGCCAGCGCCGACCGCATCTTATCGACGGTCGCCTCCTCGGTGTTCTCGCCCTGCAGGAACCGACAGTTCCGGCCGATGACTTCCTCGCGGTCGTACCCGGTGGTTTCGAGGAACCCCTCGTTGACGTAGACGAGCGGTAGGTCGTCTTCGCTCGCGTCGGCGATGCTGATGCCGATACCGGCGCCGTCTATCGCGCGCTCGTACAGTTCGAGTTCCCGCTGGCGCTGCCGTGACTCCACCGAGTGTTCTCGCGTCGCCAACAGCCCATCGATTCGGGAGCGAATCGCTTGCCTCGGCGCCGGAATGGGCTGAATGCCGTCGAGCAACTCACCGACAGAATCGCCGTGGCGTCGCCACGCCTCGTCGACGGAGTCGGTCGTCAGCAGCAACACCGGCGCCGTGGCCGGGCGTTCGCGTTCTTTCCACGCCGACAGCGCCTCGCGAAACGCCGCGAGGCCGTCGGCATCGACGATACAGAGGTCGGTCCGCTCCGGAATCGGGTCGGCTACGTCCGTCACCTCGAACGTCGAGAGGAGCGATTCCAACAGTTCTCTGTCCCGTGGTTGGGCGACGCCGAGGGCGATTCGCGGCGTCCGCTCGGCGAACCACTCGCCGCTGTCGGAGCGCCGATGCGTCCGCGGCGACGAGCCATCCAAGGGTGCCATCAGCCCGACTCGTCGGTTCGCTCGGGGATGCCGGTGAGAATGCCGCGCATCCCGGTCAGTTTCGGCCCGACCTCGACGCCATCTTCGGATATCGACATTTCACGAAGCGACTGCTCGAAGTCACCGAAGCGCTTCTTCAACACGCCGACGGTCTTCCGAATCCCGCCGTCGATTTCCATATATCGGAGGAAGACGATGTTGTCGGCGAGGTAGCTAATCTGCTCGTCGGTCGCCGAGAGGTCGCCGGTGATGTTCTCGACCTCCTCGAGGAGGAGGACGGTGACGCCCATCCGCTTGAGGTAGCGACACAGCGCGTGGAGTTCCCGGGTGAGTTCGGCCTGGGAATCATCGCCACGAAGGCCGAGTCGGTAGCCGGTGATGCCGTCAATCATGACGATTTGGGCATCCTCCTCTTCGACGGCCGTCCGGACGTGATGGGCGAACTCGTCGGGACTCTGTGCGAGTGACTCGATTTCCTCGATTCGAACGGCACCCGTCTCGACGAGCGATTCGATGTCGATATTGATTTCACCGGACCGGTGCAGATAATCGGACTCTAGTTCCTCGAAGAGGTAGCCGAACGCCTGTTCGCCGCGGTTGCCGGCGGCTTCCAGAAACAGCGACCCGAGTGTCGTCTTGCCGGCACCCGACGGTCCGGAGAGGACGGTGACCGACCCTCGTTCGATACCGCCGCCGAGAAGCCGGTCGAGTTCCGGAAGCCCCGAGGAGAGTTGGTCCCGGGTGTGTTCGCGATGGAAATTCCCGGGGGCGAGTTTCGGATACACGCGACCGCCATCGTCGGACCGGATGCGGTAGGTGTGTCGGCCGTCGGCGGAGCCCGAACCGCGGAACTTCGTCACTTCGAGCGAGCGGTGGTCGGTCGTCCGCTGGATTTCAATCGTCAAATCGCCGAGGAACTTGAGGTCCTGTTCGACCCGACCACTCGTCGGTTGGGTCGTACACAGCGTCGTCGTCCCGCGCTCTTTGAGTTCGTTGATGAGCGAGGAGATGTTGCGGCGGAACTGGTACTCGTCGGGCAGCAGCGACCGGAGTTCCGACAGCGGGTCGATGACGAGCCGCTCCGGTGATTCCTCGTCGATGGCCGTCGCGATGCGCTCCAGTAAGTCCTCTCCCTCGACCTCGTCGGCCGGGAACACCGTATAGGAGTCCTCCGAGAAGAACCGCTCGCCGCCGGCGCTGAGGTCGAGTATCGTCACGTCCGAGAGGTCGATGCCGAGCAGTTCGGCGTTCCGTCTGATGTCGGCCTCCCGTTCCTCGAAGCCGATATAGAGACTCGCCCCGTCGGCCGCGGTGAGAAACTGCAAGGCGAGAACCGTCTTGCCCGTCCCCGGACCGCCGTTTATTATTCCCGTCTGGCCACTGAGAAAGCCACCCTGCAGCACCTCGTCCAAGCCCGGTGTACCTGACGGGACACGCCGGTCATCGCTGTCCATGTCTTATAAATACATGTTATCAAATGTTAATGTTTTCGGCCATAAAATAAATGTTTCACTGTGAGTGACGGTGGGTTCAACGTGGTTTTCCGGTCTCCAGCGGCGCCAGTCGATGGCTGCCGGCACACCAATAGTTAGGATGCTCTCGATACTGGTGGAGGTATGCCCACCGTTCAACTCGTTCGTCACGCCACGCTGCTCGTCACGTTGGGGGAGACGACGTTCCTCGTCGACCCGATGCTCGGCGAACCGGGCGACATCCCGCCGATTCCGAACACGCCCAACGACCGCGAGAACCCGCTCGTCGAACGCCCGGACGTCGACCTCACACACGACGCGGTCGTCGTCACCCACCGTCACCGCGACCACTTCGACGACGCCGCCCGGGAGTTCCTCGACCGCGAGGTACCGCTGTTCTGTCATCCCGAGGAGGCCGACGAGTTCCTCGAGGAGGGCTTCGAGGACGTCCGACCGCTCGATATCCACCACTCGTTCGGCGACGTGATACTCGAACCGACGCCGGCCCGCCACGGCCACGGCGAGTTGGCAGAGAAGATGGCGCCCGTCCTCGGCGTCGTCTTCGAGGGCGCGGAGTCGCTGTATCTCGCCGGCGACACAGTCTGGTACGACGCCGTCGCCGAAACCATCGATGCCTACGACTTCGACGCCGTCGTCGTCAACGCCGGCGGGGCCCGGTTCGTCGAGGGCGAACCCATCACGATGGACGAAGACGACGTTGCGTCGGTCCGGGCGGCCGTCGACGACGACGTGCCCGTTATCGCCGACCACATGGACGCTATCAACCACTGCTTGGTCACGCGGGCCGACCTGCGAGCGGCCGTCGAGGGCGTGACGATACCTGAAGATGGTGAGACGGTCGAGTTCTGAGGCGAGAAATATATCGTCTCGGTAACGTTTTCACGGGCCCTTTCGTAAGTCACCTCCATGCTGGTGGCGGCGGGGATGATGGTGTTCGGCGTGGCTCTCGTGGCAGCCATCTCACAAACGACGGGCCTCCGGGTCGGCGGCGTGATGGTCGTCCCGTTGGTAGCGGTGTACACGTTCCGAGAGCTGTGGACGCCGGTCGTCTTTCTTGGGGGTGCGGTCGCTGCCTTCACCGCGCTGTACGCCGTCCGGGAGTTCACGCTGTGGTACGGGCGCGAACCGCTGTTGGTAGCAATCGCGACCGGCGCACTCGCCAGCATCGCCGCCGTCCTCGCAGTGGACCGACTCACGACGACAACACTGGTCTTCCGCGATGCCGAAATCGTCGGGAGCATCTTCCCCGGTATCGCCGCCTACAACCTGATGCGCATCGACGCCGACCGCCGACGCGTCGACCTCCTCGTTGCGGTCGGGACGTACCTCGCGGTCGTCGCCGTCGGTGTCGTCGGATTGGTCGTTTCGGCCGTCGTCGAACCCGGGATACCGCCGGTCGTCTTCGCCGAGGGTGTCCCCGCGGTGGAGTTGCTCGGACTCGACGCGCCACGAGGTCGGTTCCCGCGTGCCGTCCCGCAGGCGGTCGTCGTCTCGCTCGTTCTCGCCGACCTCGTCGTTTACGAGGGCGTCCGCCGACGGTACGACATCTCGCTGGCTGGCGTCGTGTTGGTGCCGCTGTTGGCGGTGTTTTCGGCGCGACTCGGCGTGGCGTTTTTCCTCTATGCGCTGTTCGCGACGGCGACGTTCCTCGTCACGACGGGGGCGTACTGGTCGATGCTGCTGTACGGGCGAAACTTACTGGCGGTCGCTCTCGTGGTCGGGACGGGGCTTGCCATCGGCGCCGCGCTGTCGAACCCCAACATTCCGGGGCTGTTGTTGCTGTTCGTCGGGCTGTTTGCGGGTGTCGGCTCGTACAACCTCCATCGGACCGCACCGCCGGTCCGCAGTGCCAGCATCTCGCTCAGTGCGGGACTGTTCGTTCTCATGTACGGTGCGCTGTTGGTCGTCATCTCGCCCGAAGCCAGCGGCCTCGCGTCGCCGTTGCGGTGGTACCACGTCGCCATCGGTGCGGCAGCGCTCGCCGTCGCTGCTCGGGACCTGTATCGACTCGAACGGGAGCGCGCCGACGGGGACGCAATCGAGGCGGCGTCGGTGTTCTCGGAGGTGTCGGGATGACCCTCCGAGGGGCCTTCGGTCGCGCCCGGGACGCCCTCACCCGCGGCCGAAAGCACTTCCAGCGCGTCCACGAAGCCGACCGCCGGGTCGTCGTCTCCGGTGTTCGCGGGAAATCGACGCTGGTGCGGTGGCTCCACGATGCACTCACGGCACAGGGCATCGACACCTTCGCCAAAGTGACCGGCGACCACCCCTACGTGTTGGTCAACGGCGAGCGCCACGCCGCCGACCGCGACGGCATCACCCGACTGTACGAGAACGAACGACTGTACGCCGAACACGGCCCGACAGAGGCCGTCATCGCCGAGAATCAGGGCATTCGCGAATACACAACCCGACTCGCAAGCGAGCGGTGGGACCCGGAGGTCGTCGTATTGCTCAACGTCCGACGCGACCACCTCGGGACGCTCGGCGAGGACCTTGAGGACATCGCACGAGCGTTCGCACGAACGGTCCCCGACGGACGACACGTCGTCTGTGGCGACCGAAACGAGGCCATCGTCGAGTATCTTCGGGACCGCCTCGAACCCCGCGGCGTCGAGTTCACCCACGTCGACCCGCCGGCGGAGTACGACGTATTGGGCGCCCGGACCGCCTTCGCTATCGACCCTATTCTCCGAGAACTCGGCTGTGAGCCGATGGGTCGGGACCACGCCGTCGAGTTGCTGTCGTCGTTGCGGTCGTCGTGGACGTGGCGACGACTAGAGGGTGGCGGCCTCGCGTGTAACGCCGCCAGCCTCAACGACATCGAGAGCACCGAACACCTCCGCCGACATCTCGTCGAGGCGCTGGACGATTCCACCATCGAACCGGTCTGTTATCTCCGCCGGGACCGAGCGGGCCGGACGGCTTCCTACATCCGCTACGCCGAGTGGCTCTACGACCACGACCTCATCGATCGGGTCCACGTCGTCGGTCCTCACCGTAGCCTGTTCCGCCGTCGCGCCGACCTGCCGGTCATCGTTCACGACGAGACCGAACGGACGGCAATCGAGGTACTCGACACCGCCCTCGGTGGGGGCCACCCGGTCGTCTTCATGGCCAACACCGTCGCACCGCTGATGCGGGAGGTGGAATCCGAACTCGAAGCACGGACCGTCGGACGGCATAGTGCCGGCGAGTGGGAACTCACGAACGAGGCGTGATTCGGTGGGTTCTACCGCGTCGGTCCTGTACCCCCGACGATGACACGGCCACCGACTCGCGTCGAGAACGCCGCGCTGTTGGTACTCGGTGGCCTCGGCTACGGGGCGCTGCTGTTCGTCTGGTTTTCGCTGCCCGCCTACCTCCAACCCGTCATCGAGGACCTCGGATTGACCGGGACCCAGGCGGGCGTGCTGGCGGGGGCGGTGCCGCTGACCTACATCCCGCTGGGGCTCGCGAGCGGTCTGCTCGTCGACCGACTCGGCGCGCGAGTGGGCGTCGGTTTGGGTATCGCACTCGCCGGCGTCGGGCAGTTGAGCCGGTCGTTTGCTCCCGAATTCCCGTCGATGCTGGCGCTGACGCTGTTGCTCGGCGTCGGCGCGACGGGGCTCACCTTCGGGTTGCCCAAACTCGCCTCGGAGTTGTACCCCGCCGACCGCGTGGGGCGGGCGGCGTCGGTGTATCTCGTCGGCTCCTACGTCGGCAGCGCGACCGTCTTCGCGTTCGGCCGCCCCGTCATCGGCCCGGCGCTGGGCGGGTGGCGGCCGCTGTTTCTGTACAGCGGCGTCGGGACGCTCGTCGTCGCCGTCCTCTGGGCCGCCGCCGTGTGGTACGTCCCGGCCGGACGCCACGAGACCGATGAGGACGACGCCCTCACGCTTGCCTCGCTGGCCGATGACGTTCGGGCCGTCCTCGGCCACCGCGACCTCCGACTGCTCGTCCTGTTGGGGACGATGTACCTGTTCGTCCTCCACGGAATACAGGGGTGGCTGGTGACGATACTCGAAACGCGGGGGGTCTCGGCGGACCTCGCGGGAACCATCGCCAGCACTCTCGTCGTCGGACAGGTCGTCGGCGTGTTGGCGATTCCCGCTCTCGCAGAGCGCTTCGGT contains:
- a CDS encoding TetR/AcrR family transcriptional regulator, translating into MNVQSIRLASPVGDDRRPLPRRPLDTCRGGRYEVAVMEFFEDASTTREEILAAAYEALCRHGYSDLTVEKIGDHFEKSTSLVYHHYDGKDELLLACLEFVLDRYDETFAEAESGEPRARLEEPLAVFLVSELPDEQFRFMRALVELRAQAAHDERYREYFTRSDRLFQARLTELVEAGVDAGAFRDVDPEAVAATIQTVLAGALVRTTTSNDDEWLEAVREEVIACLEARLYRPDGA
- a CDS encoding COG1361 S-layer family protein codes for the protein MAVAVAVLFVCLTVSAGAVVGQQTQRDFTRGEPDISVYAPDADVTPGSDTRIDIQLQNSGDLDTGSRSEEVLAARAVSVAADGEGPLDVRTGRTAVGTIADGSLATTPFQVVVPEGTEPGTYELDVKVRYSYVEQTSSVSGQQRETETERHTVDIRVVSEPRFAITDVDTDVQPGTSGDADVTIENVGSERANATRVTLRGSGGVTLGTGEARSFVGDLAPDESVTVTVEAAVAEGVATGAKPIEATVDYTNTDGAEAQSDPVVGHLDPLSEQSFDIEGLEETLSVGYAGNITGTLRNEGPRPVSDGVLVIEPASDSLFVEEGRYALPELDSGEAAEFAFPTEVSGQALAGPRQVRFSVEYANEGESTVTAGPISERVVVDERRGEFSVTAENATVEAGGSSDLVVTITNERPETLSNIDARLYANSPLSTSSDEAFISELEPGESGELRFSLSAAGGAMAKTYPVELDFQYDNRRGESTLSDTYQQAVSVEEPETTDEGPPVVPIAVGVVAVLVVGAGLWWRRRN
- a CDS encoding Mur ligase family protein, with the translated sequence MTLRGAFGRARDALTRGRKHFQRVHEADRRVVVSGVRGKSTLVRWLHDALTAQGIDTFAKVTGDHPYVLVNGERHAADRDGITRLYENERLYAEHGPTEAVIAENQGIREYTTRLASERWDPEVVVLLNVRRDHLGTLGEDLEDIARAFARTVPDGRHVVCGDRNEAIVEYLRDRLEPRGVEFTHVDPPAEYDVLGARTAFAIDPILRELGCEPMGRDHAVELLSSLRSSWTWRRLEGGGLACNAASLNDIESTEHLRRHLVEALDDSTIEPVCYLRRDRAGRTASYIRYAEWLYDHDLIDRVHVVGPHRSLFRRRADLPVIVHDETERTAIEVLDTALGGGHPVVFMANTVAPLMREVESELEARTVGRHSAGEWELTNEA
- a CDS encoding class I adenylate-forming enzyme family protein, with translation MTNLLADIEQRAAEMPEATAIGFRGQELSYAEFWAQTGRFAKALADSGVEPGDRVGVYLPNLPQYVIAFHGILRAGGIVVPMNPQYKSREISHLLGDSGATAVVALADLVPQVQEVQDDTDVHTIVSVGGDADGAVEFDAFLADEELDVVDRDDDDVACQPYTSGTTGTPKGVLLTHRNLAFEARASPKIHDGIYDDDKMLGVLPLFHIYGMTVTMLATLYEGGSYWPMAEWDAEAALELVESEGITLFHGVPAMFNDLVNHPAAEEYDLASVRFANAGGSSLPLEVMRQFEETFEPDLMEGYGLTETAPVTHANRPDDRRPGSIGKPLPGVESKVVDHNFEEVDPVERGPVDDETALDDVVGEIVVSGPNVMKEYYNRPGANEEAFTHENGTRWFHTGDLGYYDEDGFFFIVDREKHMIVTGGYNVYPREVEELLFEHPDIADAAVVGVPDERRGETVTAFVVKRPDAEVTAEEIKEYALENLAAYKHPREVNFVDELPRTTTGKVQKFELEDFE
- a CDS encoding MBL fold metallo-hydrolase; the encoded protein is MPTVQLVRHATLLVTLGETTFLVDPMLGEPGDIPPIPNTPNDRENPLVERPDVDLTHDAVVVTHRHRDHFDDAAREFLDREVPLFCHPEEADEFLEEGFEDVRPLDIHHSFGDVILEPTPARHGHGELAEKMAPVLGVVFEGAESLYLAGDTVWYDAVAETIDAYDFDAVVVNAGGARFVEGEPITMDEDDVASVRAAVDDDVPVIADHMDAINHCLVTRADLRAAVEGVTIPEDGETVEF
- a CDS encoding poly-gamma-glutamate biosynthesis protein PgsC/CapC; its protein translation is MLVAAGMMVFGVALVAAISQTTGLRVGGVMVVPLVAVYTFRELWTPVVFLGGAVAAFTALYAVREFTLWYGREPLLVAIATGALASIAAVLAVDRLTTTTLVFRDAEIVGSIFPGIAAYNLMRIDADRRRVDLLVAVGTYLAVVAVGVVGLVVSAVVEPGIPPVVFAEGVPAVELLGLDAPRGRFPRAVPQAVVVSLVLADLVVYEGVRRRYDISLAGVVLVPLLAVFSARLGVAFFLYALFATATFLVTTGAYWSMLLYGRNLLAVALVVGTGLAIGAALSNPNIPGLLLLFVGLFAGVGSYNLHRTAPPVRSASISLSAGLFVLMYGALLVVISPEASGLASPLRWYHVAIGAAALAVAARDLYRLERERADGDAIEAASVFSEVSG
- a CDS encoding PAS domain S-box protein — its product is MAPLDGSSPRTHRRSDSGEWFAERTPRIALGVAQPRDRELLESLLSTFEVTDVADPIPERTDLCIVDADGLAAFREALSAWKERERPATAPVLLLTTDSVDEAWRRHGDSVGELLDGIQPIPAPRQAIRSRIDGLLATREHSVESRQRQRELELYERAIDGAGIGISIADASEDDLPLVYVNEGFLETTGYDREEVIGRNCRFLQGENTEEATVDKMRSALADERPVSVEIRNYRRSGEQFWNDLDIMPVRGEDGKVTHFLGFQRDVTERKQRERLLEQHLRIFEATEDPVLVLDVNGRIVETNAAAKAAFGVDGEIPVKMPAPNLFEGKQAAKLRTAIAAVRGGGNSQTAELTTAGPDGNSTVFQFRFQRLEATDDYGERIIAVSRDITRIQEYQNRLSVLDRIFRHNIRNKLNIVTGLAELLEDDGDEEVAAIADDIDTAASDLLAIADAARAFNRSIDPTKPQTQELDLSAFVREVGEELRESYPDADIDISAPGASPAVCPATIRLCLEHLVENAVKHTDVPTPRVDIEVDDTDDREWVELRVNDDGPGFSERERRALASGAERPLEHLQGVTLWLIRWAVMNAGGQLDIRNPADRGATVVLRLPAAEGSSPT
- a CDS encoding ATPase domain-containing protein, with protein sequence MDSDDRRVPSGTPGLDEVLQGGFLSGQTGIINGGPGTGKTVLALQFLTAADGASLYIGFEEREADIRRNAELLGIDLSDVTILDLSAGGERFFSEDSYTVFPADEVEGEDLLERIATAIDEESPERLVIDPLSELRSLLPDEYQFRRNISSLINELKERGTTTLCTTQPTSGRVEQDLKFLGDLTIEIQRTTDHRSLEVTKFRGSGSADGRHTYRIRSDDGGRVYPKLAPGNFHREHTRDQLSSGLPELDRLLGGGIERGSVTVLSGPSGAGKTTLGSLFLEAAGNRGEQAFGYLFEELESDYLHRSGEINIDIESLVETGAVRIEEIESLAQSPDEFAHHVRTAVEEEDAQIVMIDGITGYRLGLRGDDSQAELTRELHALCRYLKRMGVTVLLLEEVENITGDLSATDEQISYLADNIVFLRYMEIDGGIRKTVGVLKKRFGDFEQSLREMSISEDGVEVGPKLTGMRGILTGIPERTDESG